From a single Nitrospirota bacterium genomic region:
- the hemW gene encoding radical SAM family heme chaperone HemW: MVEFLYIHIPFCIKKCLYCDFISIPYNISLVEDYINALCKELTLKKHLAKTLKSIYIGGGTPSILSEKCFQQIFLCLKDNYNLSSYIEITVEVNPGMFNESKLTNLLSLGVNRISIGIQSFDNRELQILGRIHNSADAIKAITLIKKSGLKNYSIDLMYGIPGQTIDSWKKSLSKAIAFSPSHISAYELTLEENTPLFEIIKKWKNKGTSRKLKMLDEDIILQMYNYTIDYLANSGFEHYEISNFAVPGYNCLHNINYWDRGQYIGTGVGAHSFIGNLRSENTGNIYRYIEDLRKSKIPETYSIQLTPDESLKELIFLGLRKRKGVNISKLKVFKPILLQECEELFKLGYMVIEKGHLRLTRKGINISNKIVLEVFDSLGL; the protein is encoded by the coding sequence TATAAAGAAATGTCTTTATTGTGATTTTATATCAATTCCCTATAATATATCGTTAGTAGAAGATTATATTAATGCCTTATGCAAGGAATTAACCCTTAAAAAACATCTGGCTAAAACTCTAAAATCTATTTACATCGGTGGCGGCACACCTTCCATTTTATCTGAAAAATGCTTTCAGCAAATATTCTTATGTTTAAAAGACAATTATAATCTCTCATCATATATTGAAATAACCGTAGAAGTAAATCCAGGAATGTTTAATGAATCAAAACTTACCAATCTGCTTTCTTTGGGTGTTAATAGGATAAGCATTGGTATTCAGTCATTTGATAACAGAGAATTGCAAATACTCGGAAGGATTCATAACTCAGCAGATGCAATAAAAGCAATTACACTGATAAAAAAATCTGGGCTTAAAAACTATTCGATCGATTTAATGTATGGGATACCAGGACAGACAATAGATTCGTGGAAGAAATCTTTATCAAAAGCGATTGCATTTTCACCAAGCCATATCTCTGCTTATGAACTTACTCTCGAAGAAAATACACCACTATTTGAGATAATAAAAAAATGGAAGAATAAAGGAACTTCAAGAAAATTAAAAATGTTAGATGAAGACATAATCCTTCAAATGTATAACTATACCATAGATTATTTAGCAAATTCTGGATTTGAACATTATGAAATATCAAATTTTGCAGTTCCAGGCTACAATTGTCTCCACAATATTAATTACTGGGACAGAGGACAATATATCGGCACTGGAGTAGGAGCACATTCTTTTATCGGTAATTTACGTTCTGAAAATACAGGTAATATTTATCGTTATATAGAAGACCTTAGAAAAAGTAAAATTCCTGAAACATACTCCATACAATTAACTCCAGATGAATCACTAAAGGAACTCATATTCCTCGGGCTTAGAAAAAGAAAAGGAGTTAATATTTCGAAATTAAAAGTTTTTAAACCAATCCTTCTTCAAGAATGTGAGGAGCTTTTCAAATTAGGGTATATGGTTATTGAAAAAGGTCACCTGAGATTGACAAGAAAAGGCATTAACATTTCTAATAAAATCGTGCTGGAAGTATTTGATAGTTTAGGTCTTTAA
- the der gene encoding ribosome biogenesis GTPase Der has product MAKPIVVIVGRPNVGKSTLFNRMTRTNAAIVESIPGVTRDTNYLDTEWEGKKFIVVDTGGFYVAPPENIFMQVKEHAMFAIEEGDIVIHLLDGKDGLTPSDKELAKMLRASGKNILWVVNKIDSPKHEDKLLDFYELGTDTLFPLSAITGYGYSDFMDNLVSFLPHTIEQKLDYPKIAVVGRPNVGKSTLVNTLLGKKRMIVTPVPGTTRDAVDSICTYYKRKYLLIDTAGIKRKDKFGYSLERFSMIRALRSIERCDIALIVLDAGDGIVEQDQKIAGIVERYGKSALFLLNKWDIIKSPEDMYKTLTLELKRKMWFMQYAPVLTISATEKTRVTKIFHIIDEIMGERRKRIPTAELNRYFREINASLSLPHFKGRPVKLYYITQIKTEPPSFTVFTNYPAAISESHIRFMEKVLRNNFLFSGTPVRIYIKGREKEKRG; this is encoded by the coding sequence ATGGCAAAACCAATTGTTGTCATAGTCGGAAGACCTAATGTAGGTAAATCCACGCTATTCAACAGGATGACACGAACAAATGCTGCTATCGTTGAATCAATACCCGGTGTCACTCGTGATACAAACTACCTCGATACTGAATGGGAAGGCAAAAAATTCATTGTCGTTGATACAGGTGGCTTTTATGTAGCACCCCCAGAAAATATTTTCATGCAGGTAAAAGAACATGCTATGTTTGCTATTGAGGAAGGTGATATTGTAATCCATCTTCTTGATGGAAAAGATGGCCTTACTCCATCTGATAAGGAACTTGCAAAAATGCTCAGGGCATCAGGGAAGAATATCCTCTGGGTTGTAAATAAAATTGACAGTCCAAAACATGAAGATAAGCTGCTGGATTTTTATGAGTTAGGCACTGATACACTGTTTCCTTTGTCAGCAATTACCGGTTATGGCTATAGCGATTTTATGGATAATCTTGTTTCATTTCTGCCTCATACTATAGAACAAAAGCTTGATTATCCGAAGATTGCAGTAGTTGGAAGACCAAACGTTGGAAAGTCAACACTGGTGAATACTTTACTTGGGAAGAAAAGAATGATAGTAACTCCAGTCCCTGGAACAACAAGAGATGCGGTTGACAGTATATGTACTTATTACAAAAGGAAATACCTATTAATAGATACTGCAGGCATTAAAAGGAAAGATAAATTTGGATATTCACTTGAACGATTTTCTATGATAAGGGCACTGAGAAGTATTGAGAGATGTGATATAGCGCTGATTGTCCTTGATGCTGGTGATGGAATTGTTGAACAGGATCAGAAGATAGCAGGCATCGTAGAACGATATGGAAAAAGTGCATTGTTCCTCTTAAATAAATGGGACATTATTAAATCTCCTGAAGATATGTATAAAACATTAACCCTTGAATTAAAGAGAAAGATGTGGTTTATGCAATATGCACCTGTTCTTACTATTTCAGCAACTGAAAAGACAAGGGTAACAAAAATTTTTCACATCATTGATGAAATAATGGGAGAAAGGAGAAAGAGAATACCTACAGCAGAATTAAACAGATATTTTCGGGAGATCAATGCTTCTCTATCACTACCACATTTTAAAGGCAGGCCCGTAAAACTTTATTATATTACTCAGATTAAGACCGAACCACCTTCTTTTACTGTTTTTACAAATTATCCTGCTGCAATAAGCGAATCTCATATTCGTTTTATGGAAAAAGTTCTCCGTAATAATTTTTTATTCAGTGGAACACCTGTAAGGATCTACATAAAAGGAAGGGAAAAAGAAAAAAGAGGTTAA
- a CDS encoding YihY/virulence factor BrkB family protein: MKYFRIIFKSFIDFIRDNGFMLAGSLAYFSMMALVPLCIFLITIFGYILGHYHGFYEFFSNRLISFFPEITSNITKELGNLIKFKGIGTISLILYGILSYQVFASLQNALNTIFKVKKKRKFIWSIIVSLTIVTLMILILIVSFMATSLIPLLRALKQLFPELKVGLITAFLIQYFIPFLMIFFNVCIIYIFFPKTKVKISNAFIGALFTTTLLEIAKHIFTWYIGTIAKFGTIYGPMTAFVVFLLWVFYSSCIFLIGAELVYNMANYKKT; the protein is encoded by the coding sequence ATGAAGTATTTCAGAATTATCTTTAAAAGTTTTATTGATTTTATCAGAGATAACGGTTTCATGCTTGCAGGATCACTCGCTTATTTTTCTATGATGGCATTAGTTCCTTTATGTATTTTTTTAATCACAATATTCGGTTATATTTTAGGGCACTATCACGGATTCTATGAGTTTTTTTCAAACAGGTTGATCAGCTTCTTTCCAGAGATCACATCTAACATTACAAAAGAACTCGGGAATCTTATAAAATTTAAAGGGATTGGTACCATAAGTTTGATTTTGTATGGTATCCTTTCATATCAGGTCTTTGCCTCATTACAGAATGCTCTAAACACTATTTTCAAAGTTAAAAAAAAGAGAAAATTCATCTGGTCAATTATTGTTTCATTAACTATCGTAACCCTTATGATTCTGATTCTCATAGTATCTTTTATGGCTACATCTCTCATCCCCCTACTCAGGGCATTAAAACAATTATTCCCTGAATTAAAAGTAGGATTGATAACAGCTTTTTTAATACAGTATTTTATCCCCTTTTTAATGATTTTTTTCAATGTATGCATTATTTATATCTTCTTTCCAAAAACAAAAGTAAAGATATCAAACGCTTTTATTGGTGCTCTATTCACAACAACTCTTCTTGAAATTGCCAAACACATATTCACGTGGTATATTGGGACGATAGCAAAGTTCGGAACAATATATGGTCCCATGACAGCATTTGTCGTTTTTCTTCTCTGGGTTTTTTATTCCTCGTGCATATTTTTAATCGGTGCTGAACTCGTATATAACATGGCTAATTATAAAAAAACATAG